Proteins from one Microbacterium hatanonis genomic window:
- a CDS encoding SDR family oxidoreductase, whose translation MATDFSPRHAIVTASDSGIGAATAVALAEAGLDVGITWHSDEEGAQGTADEVRARGGRAVVARFDATDFDAAGRVIDGLADELGGVDVFVNNAGGGSGGPFLDMDLDAWRQDIALNLDGAFIGLQVAARRMVAAGRGGRLIAISSVHEHQPRVGSGAYVAAKHGLGGLIKTMALELGRYGITANSVAPGEIATPINDMDASDAESTHRGGIPLGRPGTPDEIAAVVAFLASPAAAYVSGASWVVDGGMLQMGPQAGSHLESDAWRDAGK comes from the coding sequence ATGGCTACCGACTTCTCCCCCCGCCACGCGATCGTCACCGCCTCGGACTCCGGCATCGGGGCCGCCACCGCCGTCGCCCTCGCCGAGGCCGGACTCGACGTGGGCATCACGTGGCACTCCGACGAGGAGGGCGCACAGGGCACCGCCGACGAGGTGCGCGCCCGCGGAGGACGCGCTGTGGTCGCGCGGTTCGACGCCACCGACTTCGACGCGGCCGGGCGCGTGATCGACGGTCTCGCCGACGAGCTCGGCGGGGTCGACGTCTTCGTCAACAACGCCGGCGGCGGCTCGGGCGGACCCTTCCTCGACATGGATCTCGACGCCTGGCGCCAGGACATCGCCCTCAACCTCGACGGCGCGTTCATCGGCCTGCAGGTCGCCGCCCGCCGCATGGTCGCCGCGGGTCGTGGTGGGCGCCTCATCGCCATATCGAGCGTGCACGAGCACCAGCCGCGCGTCGGCAGTGGCGCCTACGTCGCCGCCAAGCACGGCCTCGGCGGACTCATCAAGACCATGGCGCTCGAGCTCGGGCGCTACGGCATCACCGCCAACTCGGTGGCGCCGGGCGAGATCGCCACACCGATCAACGACATGGACGCCTCCGACGCGGAGTCGACGCACCGCGGCGGCATCCCGCTCGGACGCCCCGGCACGCCCGACGAGATCGCCGCGGTCGTGGCGTTCCTGGCCTCGCCCGCGGCCGCGTACGTCTCGGGGGCGAGCTGGGTCGTCGACGGCGGGATGCTGCAGATGGGCCCGCAGGCGGGATCCCACCTCGAGAGCGACGCCTGGCGCGACGCCGGGAAGTAA
- a CDS encoding GNAT family N-acetyltransferase — MPDPAGLDIRALDSVDGVHAASRLFDEVWTGERSTMPANILRALEHVGNYVVGVFDGERMLAASAAFFGPPAERTLHSHITGVLPSAQGRGIGRAVKQHQRAWARERGVERITWTFDPLIARNAHFNLSVLGADVAEYLVDQYGPMDDDVNRGDASDRILVSWAVAPAEAPATEVVEAVAIPRDIETLRRATPADAARWRAGVRERFLALTAEGLRVSGFDPARGYLFARR, encoded by the coding sequence ATGCCCGATCCGGCCGGTCTCGACATCCGCGCTCTCGACTCCGTCGACGGGGTGCACGCCGCATCCCGCCTCTTCGACGAGGTGTGGACGGGCGAGCGCTCGACGATGCCGGCGAACATCCTGCGCGCGCTCGAGCACGTCGGAAACTACGTCGTCGGGGTCTTCGATGGCGAGCGGATGCTGGCCGCATCGGCCGCGTTCTTCGGCCCTCCCGCCGAGCGCACGCTGCACTCCCACATCACCGGAGTCCTGCCGTCGGCGCAGGGGCGCGGGATCGGCCGCGCGGTGAAGCAGCACCAGCGCGCCTGGGCGCGCGAGCGCGGGGTGGAGCGGATCACGTGGACCTTCGACCCGCTCATCGCCCGCAACGCGCACTTCAACCTCAGCGTCCTCGGCGCAGACGTCGCCGAGTACCTCGTCGACCAGTACGGGCCGATGGACGACGACGTGAACCGCGGCGATGCGTCCGACCGCATCCTCGTGTCGTGGGCGGTCGCTCCGGCGGAGGCTCCGGCGACGGAGGTCGTCGAGGCGGTCGCGATCCCGCGCGACATCGAGACGCTCCGCCGGGCAACGCCTGCGGATGCTGCGCGGTGGCGCGCCGGCGTCCGCGAGCGCTTCCTCGCGCTGACCGCCGAGGGACTCCGCGTCAGCGGGTTCGACCCCGCGCGGGGCTACCTCTTCGCGCGGCGCTGA
- the menC gene encoding o-succinylbenzoate synthase: MSLARSTAPVRLSAVELRVLHLPLVSPFTTSFGTEDVREVIVVRALTDGGDGWGEVVTQHAPLYSSEYTHGAWDVLRRWLIPALLERPAVSAEEVAVVLSPFVGHRMAKAGLETAVLDAALRAEGRSFAAHLGAVRDRVPSGVSVGIQRDPAALVDAVGGYLDEGYARIKIKIKPGRDVGDTAAVRDAFGTIPLQVDANSAYTLADAELLADLDRFDLLLIEQPLQEDDLVDHATLARRLRTPVCLDESIVSAKAAADAIALRAASVVNIKAGRVGGYLEAVAIHDLCRAAGLPVWCGGMLETGIGRAANAALAALPGFTLPGDVSASSRFYARDIVTEPIALKDGHVRVPTGPGLGIEIDHEALEQFTVQRETIAR, from the coding sequence ATGTCTCTCGCGCGTTCCACGGCCCCGGTGCGCCTGTCCGCGGTCGAGCTGCGCGTGCTGCACCTGCCGCTCGTCTCGCCGTTCACCACGTCGTTCGGCACGGAGGACGTACGCGAGGTCATCGTCGTGCGTGCGCTCACTGACGGCGGCGACGGCTGGGGCGAGGTCGTCACCCAGCACGCGCCCCTCTACTCGAGCGAGTACACCCACGGCGCGTGGGACGTGCTGCGCCGCTGGTTGATCCCCGCGCTCCTCGAGCGCCCCGCGGTCTCGGCCGAGGAGGTCGCGGTCGTGCTGTCGCCCTTCGTCGGCCACCGGATGGCGAAGGCGGGCCTGGAGACGGCCGTGCTCGACGCGGCGCTCCGGGCGGAGGGGCGTTCGTTCGCCGCTCATCTCGGCGCCGTGCGCGATCGCGTGCCGTCGGGGGTCTCGGTCGGGATCCAGCGCGACCCGGCCGCGCTCGTCGACGCGGTCGGCGGCTACCTCGACGAGGGCTACGCGCGGATCAAGATCAAGATCAAACCGGGCCGCGACGTCGGCGACACCGCGGCCGTGCGCGACGCCTTCGGGACGATCCCGCTGCAGGTCGACGCCAACTCGGCCTACACGCTCGCCGACGCGGAGCTGCTCGCCGATCTCGACCGCTTCGATCTCCTCCTCATCGAGCAGCCCCTGCAGGAGGACGACCTCGTCGACCACGCGACCCTCGCCCGCCGCCTTCGCACGCCGGTCTGCCTCGACGAGTCGATCGTGTCGGCGAAGGCCGCGGCCGACGCGATCGCGCTGCGCGCCGCATCCGTCGTCAACATCAAGGCCGGTCGCGTCGGGGGCTATCTCGAGGCCGTCGCCATCCACGACCTCTGCCGGGCGGCAGGGCTCCCGGTGTGGTGCGGCGGCATGCTCGAGACGGGCATCGGGCGGGCCGCGAACGCGGCGCTCGCCGCCCTGCCCGGCTTCACTCTCCCCGGCGATGTCTCGGCCTCGTCGCGGTTCTACGCGCGCGACATCGTCACCGAGCCGATCGCGCTCAAAGACGGCCACGTGCGGGTTCCCACAGGCCCGGGCCTCGGCATCGAGATCGACCACGAGGCGCTGGAGCAGTTCACGGTGCAGCGGGAGACGATCGCCCGGTGA
- a CDS encoding peptide synthetase encodes MTLPPGRLSSFVVRTGETPGRRLPVSFDQRRHVGEGQRPGSWMAVSFRLPVGVEREQLASAWMRVIARHGTFRTAFRPGDDGPALHEVDVESGAWTQHPVAPGRTAREVVRDVFDEACAPYQAPSYRLCLLEPHDETEGGVVVIGADHSHVDMWSWHVVIRDLLAAIDEPDVCGEPAAPFAEHTDLLERMPPAPSHVSERWEAILAAEAGAMPLFPLPLGDVSSPRRAVVEVRDVLDSAELRRFDAAASALSVRAIALAMSVLTRVTRTLADAPLRAVFPVHSRHDHRWHDAVGWFITNAVIESDDDDPAACAASVKEAMALGSYPLAPILAPYGGMPVRPGMFALSWLDVRRMTMPTDPELEIQHVSAAIDVDGVMIWFTATRNGLQLRSRYPDTPEARANVGAWLDALEAGLEDAAAR; translated from the coding sequence ATGACTCTCCCCCCGGGACGGTTGTCCAGCTTCGTCGTCCGCACGGGCGAGACGCCCGGGAGGCGCCTGCCGGTCTCGTTCGACCAGAGGCGTCACGTCGGCGAGGGGCAGCGCCCCGGCTCGTGGATGGCGGTGTCGTTCCGCCTGCCGGTCGGCGTCGAGCGCGAGCAGCTCGCGTCGGCCTGGATGCGGGTGATCGCGCGGCACGGCACCTTCCGCACCGCCTTCCGACCCGGCGACGACGGCCCCGCCCTGCACGAGGTCGACGTCGAATCGGGCGCGTGGACGCAGCATCCGGTCGCCCCCGGGCGCACCGCGCGCGAGGTCGTCCGCGACGTCTTCGACGAGGCCTGCGCCCCGTACCAGGCGCCGTCGTACCGGCTCTGCCTGCTCGAACCGCACGACGAGACCGAGGGCGGGGTGGTCGTGATCGGCGCCGACCACTCGCACGTCGACATGTGGTCGTGGCACGTCGTGATCCGCGATCTGCTCGCCGCGATCGACGAGCCCGACGTCTGCGGCGAGCCGGCAGCACCCTTCGCGGAGCACACCGACCTGCTCGAGCGGATGCCCCCGGCGCCCTCACACGTCTCCGAGAGGTGGGAGGCGATCCTGGCGGCCGAGGCCGGCGCGATGCCCCTGTTCCCCCTGCCGCTCGGCGACGTGTCGAGCCCGCGACGGGCCGTGGTCGAGGTGCGCGACGTGCTCGACTCGGCCGAGCTCCGCCGGTTCGACGCCGCCGCATCCGCGCTGTCGGTGCGCGCGATCGCGCTGGCGATGAGCGTGCTCACCCGCGTCACGCGCACCCTCGCCGATGCGCCGCTGCGCGCGGTGTTCCCCGTTCACAGCCGTCACGACCACCGCTGGCACGACGCGGTGGGCTGGTTCATCACGAACGCGGTGATCGAGAGCGACGACGACGATCCGGCGGCCTGCGCCGCATCCGTCAAGGAGGCCATGGCGCTGGGGTCGTACCCGCTCGCGCCGATCCTGGCGCCGTACGGCGGCATGCCCGTGCGGCCGGGGATGTTCGCCCTGTCGTGGCTCGACGTGCGGCGGATGACCATGCCGACCGACCCCGAGCTCGAGATCCAGCACGTGTCGGCGGCGATCGACGTCGACGGCGTCATGATCTGGTTCACCGCCACTCGCAATGGCCTGCAGCTGCGCTCGCGCTACCCCGACACCCCCGAGGCGCGGGCGAACGTGGGCGCGTGGCTCGACGCCCTCGAGGCGGGGCTGGAGGATGCTGCGGCCCGCTGA
- a CDS encoding alpha/beta fold hydrolase, protein MGLLDLGGAAISYDVTGDAGPLAVQLHGLTSSRSRDAQLGLDLGRALHSARVLRYDARGHGRSTGDTDPASYGWDRLADDLLRLLDEVAPGERVHGVGPSMGTGTLLHAAVRDPERFASLTLVVPPTAWTTRTAQAETYRRNARFVEREGVDALVELGSSAPVPPALADAPESYPAVDAGLLPTVLRGAAETDFPPVGTLRAISTPTLVLAWAGDPAHPLSTAEKLREIIPGSVLSVARSPHEVLGWAGRFAEHVGAAARRAG, encoded by the coding sequence GTGGGGTTGCTCGACCTGGGTGGAGCAGCGATCTCTTATGACGTCACCGGCGACGCGGGACCGCTGGCCGTGCAGCTGCACGGGCTGACGTCGAGCCGTTCGCGCGATGCGCAGCTCGGGCTCGATCTCGGCCGCGCGCTGCACAGCGCTCGGGTGCTCCGCTACGACGCGCGCGGTCACGGTCGCTCCACCGGCGACACCGATCCCGCCTCCTACGGGTGGGACCGCCTCGCCGACGATCTCCTCCGCCTCCTCGACGAGGTCGCCCCCGGCGAGCGCGTGCACGGTGTCGGCCCGTCGATGGGCACCGGCACGCTGCTGCACGCCGCCGTCCGCGACCCCGAGCGCTTCGCGAGCCTGACGCTGGTCGTGCCTCCGACGGCGTGGACCACCCGTACCGCCCAGGCCGAGACCTACCGGCGCAACGCCCGCTTCGTCGAGCGGGAGGGCGTCGACGCGCTGGTCGAGCTCGGGAGCTCCGCCCCCGTTCCGCCGGCGCTCGCCGACGCGCCGGAGAGCTACCCGGCCGTCGACGCGGGTCTGCTGCCGACGGTGCTGCGCGGGGCGGCCGAGACCGACTTCCCGCCGGTGGGCACGCTGCGTGCGATCTCGACCCCGACGCTGGTGCTCGCCTGGGCGGGCGACCCGGCGCACCCGCTCTCGACGGCCGAGAAGCTGCGCGAGATCATTCCCGGCAGCGTCCTGTCGGTCGCCCGCTCGCCGCACGAGGTGCTCGGCTGGGCCGGCCGCTTCGCCGAGCACGTCGGCGCGGCGGCTCGTCGCGCGGGCTGA
- a CDS encoding multidrug transporter — MTDTEPTDDGMSDAEKRHDQLTSAPESTEADAAPRIDVTEHDGVKRIDVRDDAAVRPGPGTPEADGE, encoded by the coding sequence ATGACCGACACGGAACCGACGGACGACGGAATGAGCGACGCCGAGAAGCGCCACGACCAGCTCACCAGCGCCCCCGAATCGACCGAGGCCGACGCGGCGCCCCGCATCGACGTCACCGAGCACGACGGCGTGAAGCGGATCGACGTGCGCGACGACGCGGCGGTGCGCCCCGGCCCCGGCACCCCCGAGGCCGACGGCGAATAG
- a CDS encoding HhH-GPD-type base excision DNA repair protein codes for MSLHITDDPDADDLLSNDPLALLIGMLLDQQVAMETAFAGPLKVRERIGSLDPATLAHYDADAFAEAFKTPPAVHRYPGSMAGRVQALSAAVEEHWGGDAAAIWTRGEPTGAEVLKRLKSLPGFGEQKAKIFLALLGKQRGFTGEGWREASAPYGEEGSFRSVADITSPDSLTKVREHKRAMKAAAKEKSA; via the coding sequence ATGAGCCTGCACATCACCGACGACCCCGACGCCGACGACCTGCTCTCGAACGATCCGCTGGCGCTGCTGATCGGGATGCTGCTCGACCAGCAGGTCGCGATGGAGACCGCGTTCGCGGGGCCGCTGAAGGTGCGCGAGCGCATCGGATCGCTCGACCCGGCGACTCTGGCGCACTACGACGCCGACGCCTTCGCCGAGGCCTTCAAGACGCCACCGGCGGTGCACCGCTACCCCGGGTCGATGGCGGGTCGCGTGCAGGCGCTGTCGGCCGCCGTGGAGGAGCACTGGGGCGGCGACGCCGCGGCGATCTGGACCCGGGGCGAGCCGACCGGCGCCGAGGTGCTGAAGCGGCTGAAGTCCCTCCCGGGCTTCGGCGAGCAGAAGGCGAAGATCTTCCTCGCGCTACTCGGCAAGCAGCGAGGTTTCACGGGCGAGGGATGGCGCGAAGCATCCGCCCCCTACGGCGAGGAGGGGTCGTTCCGCTCCGTCGCCGACATCACCAGCCCCGACTCGCTCACGAAGGTGCGTGAGCACAAGCGCGCCATGAAGGCCGCCGCGAAGGAGAAGTCGGCGTAG
- a CDS encoding MerR family transcriptional regulator, with protein sequence MFSSFIPPRQVTIGGAAAFVGTTPRAIRHYHQIGLLPEPERGSDDRRRYGYEEMIQLLWIRRMADAGIALDDIRDAFADDTSDGDSDVAGILNFLERALVARQAELEQQRATVQRMRAQGSRLGLLSDVVSDRLADLPDGTLRQNDLDTLLVTERIFGALGAAVQASRFIALATHPDLREHADRVDAAEQSLDDTVAVDDPRVAEVAAQRRAFEAALHAVIESSGLAQAERALFDEGAESHPAPAEDGTATAPACRSTSLAETVRMMPYEFSPALVRSMELALELDAPLTT encoded by the coding sequence ATGTTCTCATCCTTCATTCCGCCGCGTCAGGTCACGATCGGCGGCGCCGCCGCCTTCGTCGGCACCACGCCGCGGGCGATCCGTCACTACCACCAGATTGGCCTGCTCCCCGAGCCCGAGCGGGGCAGCGACGACCGCCGCCGCTACGGCTACGAGGAGATGATCCAGCTGCTGTGGATCCGCCGGATGGCCGACGCCGGCATCGCCCTCGACGACATCCGCGACGCGTTCGCGGACGACACCTCCGACGGCGATAGCGATGTCGCCGGAATCCTGAACTTCCTCGAGCGGGCCCTCGTCGCCCGACAGGCCGAACTCGAACAGCAGCGCGCCACGGTGCAGCGCATGCGGGCTCAGGGCAGCAGGTTGGGCCTGCTCTCCGACGTCGTGAGCGACCGCCTCGCAGACCTGCCCGACGGAACCCTGCGGCAGAACGACCTCGACACCCTGCTCGTGACCGAGCGGATCTTCGGCGCGCTCGGCGCGGCCGTGCAGGCGTCGCGGTTCATTGCTCTCGCCACGCACCCCGATCTGCGCGAACATGCAGACCGGGTCGACGCCGCCGAACAGTCACTCGACGACACGGTTGCCGTCGACGACCCCCGCGTGGCGGAGGTGGCGGCCCAGCGACGCGCTTTCGAGGCCGCTCTCCACGCGGTCATCGAGAGCTCCGGCCTGGCGCAGGCCGAACGCGCCCTGTTCGACGAGGGGGCCGAGTCTCACCCCGCTCCCGCCGAGGACGGGACCGCGACTGCACCGGCATGCCGGTCGACGAGCCTTGCCGAGACCGTCCGGATGATGCCCTACGAGTTCTCCCCCGCACTTGTACGGAGCATGGAGCTTGCCCTGGAACTCGACGCTCCCCTCACGACCTGA
- a CDS encoding glycine--tRNA ligase, whose product MAEQSRLDKVIALARHRGFVFQAGEIYGGSRSAWDYGPLGTELKENIRRQWWQTFVRGRGDMVGLDSSIILPKRVWEASGHVATFTDPLVECLHCHKRFRADTLIEDFEARKGRAAENGLLDVPCPNCGTKGQYTEPRSFSGLVKTYLGVVDDESGLFYLRPETAQGIFVNFSNVLTASRKKPPFGIGQVGKAFRNEITPGNFIFRTREFEQMEIEYFTAPDEAQEWFDHWVEACWNWFIDLGVDADNMRRFDVPEDDRAHYSAGTIDVEYRFGFPGKEWGELMGVANRTDYDLTSHSEASGAKLTFFDQTSGTTYTPYVIEPSFGLTRAMMAFLVDAYREEEVPNAKGGTDTRTVLKLDPRLAPVKVGVLPLSRNERLSPLAREVADDLRSEWNVDFDDAGAIGRRYRRQDEIGTPFCVTIDFDSLDDRAVTVRDRDTMSQERVPLDALHGYLAERLRGA is encoded by the coding sequence GTGGCCGAACAGTCCCGCCTTGATAAGGTCATCGCCCTCGCCCGCCACCGCGGGTTCGTCTTCCAGGCGGGCGAGATCTACGGCGGTTCGCGCTCGGCGTGGGACTACGGTCCGCTCGGCACCGAGCTCAAGGAGAACATCCGCCGCCAGTGGTGGCAGACGTTCGTGCGCGGGCGCGGCGACATGGTGGGTCTGGACTCGTCGATCATCCTGCCCAAGCGCGTGTGGGAGGCGTCGGGTCACGTCGCGACCTTCACCGACCCGCTCGTGGAGTGCCTGCACTGCCACAAGCGCTTCCGCGCCGACACGCTCATCGAGGACTTCGAGGCGCGCAAGGGCCGTGCCGCCGAGAACGGCCTGCTCGACGTGCCGTGCCCGAACTGCGGCACGAAGGGGCAGTACACCGAGCCGCGCTCCTTCTCGGGCCTGGTGAAGACCTACCTCGGCGTCGTCGATGACGAGAGCGGCCTGTTCTACCTGCGTCCCGAGACCGCCCAGGGCATCTTCGTCAACTTCTCGAACGTGCTCACCGCGTCGCGCAAGAAGCCGCCGTTCGGCATCGGCCAGGTCGGCAAGGCGTTCCGCAACGAGATCACGCCCGGCAACTTCATCTTCCGCACCCGCGAGTTCGAGCAGATGGAGATCGAGTACTTCACCGCTCCCGACGAGGCGCAGGAATGGTTCGACCACTGGGTCGAGGCCTGCTGGAACTGGTTCATCGACCTCGGCGTCGACGCCGACAACATGCGCCGCTTCGACGTCCCCGAAGACGACCGCGCGCACTACTCGGCCGGAACCATCGACGTCGAGTACCGCTTCGGCTTCCCGGGCAAGGAGTGGGGCGAGCTCATGGGCGTCGCCAACCGCACCGACTACGACCTCACGAGCCACTCCGAAGCATCCGGTGCCAAGCTCACCTTCTTCGACCAGACGAGCGGAACCACGTACACCCCGTACGTGATCGAGCCCTCGTTCGGACTCACCCGCGCGATGATGGCCTTCCTCGTCGACGCCTATCGCGAGGAAGAGGTGCCGAACGCCAAGGGCGGCACCGACACCCGCACGGTGCTCAAGCTCGACCCGCGCCTCGCGCCGGTCAAGGTCGGTGTGCTGCCGCTGTCGCGCAACGAACGTCTGTCGCCGCTGGCCCGCGAGGTCGCCGACGATCTGCGCTCGGAGTGGAACGTCGACTTCGACGACGCCGGCGCGATCGGGCGTCGTTACCGCCGTCAGGACGAGATCGGCACCCCGTTCTGCGTCACGATCGACTTCGACTCGCTCGACGACCGCGCGGTCACGGTGCGCGATCGCGACACCATGTCGCAGGAGCGCGTGCCGCTCGACGCGCTGCACGGCTACCTCGCCGAGCGCCTTCGCGGCGCGTAA
- a CDS encoding MFS transporter, translating to MGRDENARKRLTRSSPQWAVIAVLAVAGLCSSFMFTLVVPIQTQLPELLNASRDDTAWVVTSTLLAAAVTTPIAGRLGDMYGKRRIVLVLLAVLVLGSVIAALSTGIGSMIVGRTLQGAVVGVVPLGVSILRDVLHEKRVDSAIALISATLGVGGALGLPVSALVSQYSDWHVLFWIAGGLGAVVFVLVLLVVPVSVLRTPGRFDFVGAAGLAIGLIGVLLAVSRGNTWGWLSPLTLSLGIGGVLVLLVWGWYELRIDDPLLDLRVAARRPVLLTNLASVAMGFALFASNVVYPQILELPVETGSGFGLSLLAASLVVMPSGLVMMVLSPISGRLARTIGPRVLLVAGAISLIAAYGFTLLFASEVWHLVIANILIGFGIGFGYAAMPMLIMRSVPPSETGASNGLNALARSLGTSTAAAIVGVVLASMSTVQNGSQVPTPEAFQVSFLLGGGAAVVALVLALFIPTRSVEKHPSLP from the coding sequence GTGGGCCGAGACGAGAACGCACGGAAGCGATTGACGCGAAGCTCGCCGCAGTGGGCCGTGATCGCCGTCCTGGCCGTCGCCGGACTCTGCTCGTCGTTCATGTTCACGCTGGTCGTGCCGATCCAGACGCAGCTGCCCGAACTGCTGAACGCCTCGCGCGACGACACCGCCTGGGTCGTCACCTCGACGCTGCTCGCCGCCGCCGTCACCACCCCGATCGCGGGGCGCCTCGGCGACATGTACGGCAAGCGGCGCATCGTGCTCGTCCTGCTCGCCGTGCTCGTGCTCGGCTCGGTGATCGCCGCCCTGTCGACGGGCATCGGCAGCATGATCGTGGGCCGCACCCTGCAGGGCGCCGTGGTCGGGGTGGTGCCGCTGGGCGTGTCGATCCTCCGCGACGTGCTGCACGAGAAGCGGGTAGACAGCGCGATCGCCCTCATCAGCGCGACCCTCGGCGTCGGGGGCGCGCTGGGCCTCCCCGTCAGCGCTCTGGTGTCGCAGTACAGCGACTGGCACGTGCTCTTCTGGATCGCCGGGGGCCTCGGCGCGGTCGTGTTCGTGCTCGTGCTGCTGGTCGTGCCGGTGAGCGTGCTGCGCACCCCCGGCCGGTTCGACTTCGTCGGCGCCGCCGGGCTCGCGATCGGCCTGATCGGGGTGCTCCTCGCCGTCTCGCGCGGCAACACCTGGGGCTGGCTGTCGCCTCTGACGCTCTCGCTCGGCATCGGCGGCGTCCTCGTGCTGCTCGTCTGGGGCTGGTACGAACTGCGCATCGACGATCCGCTGCTCGATCTGCGGGTGGCCGCGCGTCGCCCCGTGCTGCTGACGAACCTCGCCTCGGTCGCCATGGGCTTCGCACTGTTCGCCTCGAACGTCGTCTACCCGCAGATCCTCGAGCTGCCGGTCGAGACCGGCTCGGGCTTCGGCCTGTCGCTCCTCGCTGCCAGCCTCGTCGTCATGCCGTCGGGCCTGGTGATGATGGTGCTCTCGCCGATCTCGGGGCGCCTTGCCCGCACGATCGGTCCTCGCGTCCTGCTGGTCGCCGGCGCGATCTCGCTCATCGCCGCCTACGGCTTCACGCTGCTGTTCGCCAGCGAGGTCTGGCACCTCGTCATCGCGAACATCCTCATCGGCTTCGGCATCGGGTTCGGCTACGCCGCGATGCCGATGCTCATCATGCGCTCGGTGCCGCCGAGCGAGACCGGCGCCTCGAACGGGCTGAACGCGCTCGCGCGGTCGCTCGGCACGAGCACGGCCGCCGCCATCGTCGGCGTCGTGCTGGCGTCGATGTCGACGGTGCAGAACGGCTCGCAGGTGCCCACCCCCGAGGCCTTCCAGGTGTCGTTCCTCCTGGGCGGCGGGGCCGCGGTCGTGGCGCTGGTGCTGGCCCTGTTCATCCCGACGCGCTCGGTCGAGAAGCATCCGTCGCTCCCCTAG